Proteins from a genomic interval of Trichoderma breve strain T069 chromosome 2, whole genome shotgun sequence:
- a CDS encoding ubiquitin-conjugating enzyme domain-containing protein, which yields MALKRINKELKDLGTDPPSSCSAGPVGEDLFHWQATIMGPGDSPYSGGVFFLKIQFPTDYPFKPPKVNFSTRIYHPNINSNGSICLDILRDQWSPALTISKVLLSICSMLTDPNPDDPLVPEIAHVYKTDRPRYEATAREWTRKYAV from the exons ATGGCCCTGAAGCGCATcaacaaggagctcaaggaccTCGGCAC TGACCCGCCATCATCCTGCTCCGCTGGTCCTGTTGGAGAAGATCTG TTTCACTGGCAAGCTACCATTATGGGACCC GGTGATTCACCATACTCAGGAGGCGTCTTCTTCCTGAAGATCCAGTTCCCTACCGACTACCCCTTCAAGCCCCCGAAAGTCAACTTCTCCACCAGAATCTACCACcccaacatcaacagcaacggcagcatCTGCCTCGATATTCTTCGAGACCAGTGGAGCCCTGCTCTGACCATTTCCAAAG TTCTCCTTTCCATCTGCTCTATGCTGACAGACCCGAACCCCGATGATCCCCTTGTGCCTGAGATTGCGCACGTGTACAAGACCGACCGGCCCCGGTACGAGGCGACCGCTCGGGAATGGACCCGCAAGTACGCCGTCTAG